In one Fusarium falciforme chromosome 5, complete sequence genomic region, the following are encoded:
- a CDS encoding RING-type domain-containing protein has translation MSLCKVCEESLVLRLDPDEDVNDEAGASSAGPSTVSESVPDDLELPCGCHFHWQCLLDQSSDIAVSLKCPSCSTYLPANDAGPSATNQFLSAPPGAAILTRYVNEGGVQENLDILPSITEEAYLESHPEARPARALHVMSAEGDVGGIVELLRDASDEIEDLASFVRYQDPLADMKSGLHLAIEHNREETLWLLLWLCSIIPDAAFPETARSVAQALGVGRLSVPAEGDIRGLRDSHGQTAADLAQQKQAQWASILQTGLLSL, from the exons ATGTCCCTTTGCAAGGTCTGTGAGGAGTCGTTGGTGTTGCGTTTGGATCCGGACGAGGACGTGAATGATGAGGCTGGGGCGTCCAGTGCTGGCCCTAGCACAGTCTCGGAATCAGTTCCCGATGACCTCGAATTGCCCTGTGGATGTCACTTTCATTG GCAGTGCTTGTTGGACCAGTCTTCCGATATAGCAGTCTCTCTCAAATGCCCAAGTTGCAGTACTTATTTGCCAGCGAACGACGCAGGGCCCTCGGCCACCAACCAGTTCCTCTCTGCGCCCCCGGGCGCTGCAATTCTCACGAGATATGTCAACGAGGGTGGCGTTCAGGAAAACCTAGACATCCTACCATCGATTACTGAGGAGGCATACCTCGAGAGCCACCCTGAGGCCCGTCCGGCTCGTGCGCTGCATGTCATGTCCGCCGAGGGCGATGTTGGCGGAATTGTTGAGTTGCTCCGGGATGCGAGTGACGAGATTGAAGATCTGGCGTCCTTCGTCAGGTACCAAGATCCCCTCGCCGACATGAAGAGCGGGTTGCATCTTGCCATTGAACACAACCGGGAAGAGACactttggcttcttctctGGCTGTGCTCTATCATCCCGGATGCGGCTTTCCCCGAAACTGCTCGCTCGGTGGCTCAAGCTCTGGGCGTCGGACGCCTCTCCGTCCCGGCAGAGGGAGATATTCGTGGCCTGCGAGACAGCCATGGCCAAACGGCCGCGGATCTAGCTCAACAGAAGCAAGCTCAATGGGCTTCGATCCTTCAAACGGGACTACTGTCTCTGTAA